One stretch of Cryomorphaceae bacterium 1068 DNA includes these proteins:
- a CDS encoding DUF4199 domain-containing protein — protein sequence MNKNALNLGITMGVLGILLFLLMVVLEPGMVVLSIIGIVGFLIAIILPVIFIRKEREGNGGFITFGEAFKLSFVGLLIGGAIGVIFQLLYIQVIDTEFPERMTAQTLEMTNNFMGGMDDEMREQVLRDAEADSLERYTVLGQIKSFGIALIFYAVISLILSAILKRNPEGGAETLDG from the coding sequence ATGAATAAAAATGCGCTTAACCTAGGGATTACAATGGGAGTACTTGGCATACTCCTCTTCTTGTTAATGGTAGTTTTAGAGCCTGGAATGGTTGTTCTTTCAATCATCGGCATCGTAGGATTTCTGATTGCCATAATTCTTCCTGTTATTTTTATTCGAAAAGAGAGAGAAGGCAACGGTGGATTTATCACTTTTGGAGAGGCATTCAAGCTGAGCTTCGTTGGGTTGTTAATTGGTGGTGCAATTGGAGTGATTTTTCAGTTGCTTTACATTCAGGTTATCGACACTGAATTTCCTGAGAGAATGACTGCTCAAACGCTTGAAATGACCAATAACTTTATGGGAGGGATGGATGATGAAATGCGTGAACAGGTTTTGCGTGATGCAGAAGCTGATTCACTTGAGAGATACACAGTTTTGGGTCAAATCAAGAGTTTTGGTATCGCTTTGATTTTTTACGCGGTGATTAGTCTCATATTGTCAGCCATTCTAAAGCGCAACCCCGAAGGAGGCGCAGAAACACTTGACGGATAG
- a CDS encoding nucleoside-diphosphate kinase yields MATNRTFTMLKPDAVEAKNTGKIIDMIIEAGFEIKAMKLTHLNESEAKEFYAVHSERPFYGELVEYMTSGPIIAAILEKDNAVADFRKLIGATDPTEAEEGTIRKKYAESKAKNAVHGSDSDENAEIESNFHFSGREMVG; encoded by the coding sequence ATGGCAACGAATAGAACATTTACAATGCTTAAGCCCGATGCGGTTGAAGCGAAAAACACAGGTAAAATCATCGACATGATCATCGAAGCAGGATTCGAAATCAAAGCAATGAAATTGACTCACCTCAACGAAAGCGAGGCGAAAGAATTCTACGCGGTTCACAGCGAGCGTCCGTTTTACGGCGAATTGGTAGAGTATATGACAAGTGGTCCTATCATCGCTGCTATCTTGGAAAAAGACAATGCCGTAGCCGACTTCCGCAAATTGATCGGAGCTACTGACCCTACTGAAGCTGAAGAAGGAACGATCCGTAAGAAATACGCAGAATCTAAAGCAAAGAATGCCGTTCACGGTTCTGACAGCGACGAAAACGCAGAAATAGAAAGCAACTTCCACTTCTCCGGAAGAGAGATGGTGGGTTAG
- a CDS encoding SDR family oxidoreductase, which yields MNRKVVLVTGGSSGIGLSICKHLSHQGFTVYGTSRKVTNGDRPHGFDMVQMEITDRTSIQTAIDFILEKEDTIDVLVNNAGTGMAGAVEDATTEEIDYIFRLIVFGALDVSRAVIPTMRKNSSGKIINISSIGGEFGLPFRGIYSAAKSALDRFSETLRMELSPWNIYVSTIQPGDIKTNINNTRITAAKSHSEDSPYHKIFSKLYKQISEEVATAKDPIIVAKIVEKIIKSDSPKMRYPAATFVQRLSISLNRVLPTEVFQKMLQWRYPVK from the coding sequence ATGAATCGAAAAGTAGTACTCGTCACGGGAGGCTCATCGGGAATAGGGCTCTCCATCTGCAAACATCTCTCCCACCAAGGATTCACGGTATACGGAACCAGTAGAAAGGTAACTAACGGTGATCGTCCCCACGGTTTCGACATGGTTCAGATGGAAATCACCGACCGCACCTCAATCCAAACAGCCATAGATTTTATTCTAGAAAAAGAAGACACTATTGATGTCTTGGTCAATAACGCCGGTACAGGTATGGCAGGTGCCGTAGAAGATGCTACGACCGAAGAAATAGACTACATTTTCAGATTGATCGTGTTCGGTGCCCTCGATGTTTCGAGAGCAGTAATCCCAACAATGAGAAAAAATAGTTCGGGGAAAATTATCAACATATCCAGTATTGGTGGTGAATTTGGCCTACCCTTTCGGGGAATATACTCAGCGGCCAAAAGCGCCTTGGATCGATTCTCAGAAACCCTGCGAATGGAATTGAGCCCTTGGAATATTTACGTGAGCACTATTCAGCCGGGCGACATCAAAACCAATATTAACAATACCCGAATTACTGCCGCCAAGAGCCACTCTGAAGATTCTCCATATCACAAGATTTTCTCCAAACTCTACAAACAAATCAGCGAAGAGGTTGCTACCGCTAAAGATCCGATCATCGTAGCCAAAATCGTAGAGAAGATCATCAAGTCCGATTCGCCCAAGATGCGTTATCCCGCTGCCACTTTCGTACAAAGGCTTTCCATCTCATTGAATCGTGTTCTCCCCACCGAAGTTTTTCAAAAGATGCTCCAGTGGAGGTATCCGGTGAAGTAG
- the mnmA gene encoding tRNA 2-thiouridine(34) synthase MnmA, giving the protein MKRVVVGLSGGVDSSVTAYLLKEQGYDVVGLFMKNWHDESVIIANECPWIEDSNDAMLVAQSLGIPFQVIDLSEQYKERIVDYMFAEYQAGRTPNPDVLCNREIKFDVFLKTALSLGADYVATGHYCRKAETEVDGKPVYRLLAGKDDNKDQSYFLCQVSQDQLAKALFPIGEMEKSEVRKIAAEQGLATAEKKDSQGLCFIGKVKLPDFLQQQLEPKTGEIVEIPSEAVHQTNGSATVEAMIAPHEFKPEMGKVVGEHSGAHYFTVGQRRGLKVGGTPKPLFVIGTDVESNRIYTGQGDDHPGLYRKGLSIKNDEVHWIREDLKMTKGEERMYLARIRYRQALEEATLIQTADEMRVIFKDAQRGVAPGQFVAWYEGEELIGSGVIA; this is encoded by the coding sequence ATGAAAAGAGTAGTTGTAGGCCTTTCGGGCGGTGTTGATTCCAGTGTTACGGCATACTTGCTTAAAGAGCAGGGCTACGATGTGGTGGGGCTTTTCATGAAGAATTGGCACGACGAATCAGTTATCATAGCCAATGAGTGCCCGTGGATTGAGGACAGCAACGACGCCATGCTGGTGGCACAATCGCTGGGTATTCCCTTTCAGGTAATTGACCTAAGCGAGCAATACAAAGAGCGGATCGTCGACTACATGTTTGCCGAGTATCAGGCAGGACGCACACCAAATCCTGATGTGCTCTGCAACAGAGAAATAAAATTTGACGTGTTTCTAAAAACGGCTTTGAGTCTTGGAGCAGACTATGTCGCAACGGGTCACTATTGCCGAAAGGCCGAAACAGAAGTGGACGGAAAGCCTGTGTACCGACTTCTTGCGGGGAAAGATGACAACAAAGACCAAAGCTATTTTCTCTGCCAGGTATCGCAAGATCAATTGGCGAAAGCCCTCTTCCCTATTGGCGAAATGGAGAAATCGGAGGTGCGCAAGATCGCGGCTGAGCAAGGGTTGGCTACCGCCGAAAAGAAAGATTCTCAGGGGCTATGCTTTATCGGGAAAGTAAAACTCCCTGACTTCCTTCAGCAACAGTTAGAGCCGAAAACCGGAGAGATTGTCGAGATTCCTTCGGAAGCTGTGCACCAAACCAATGGTTCGGCTACCGTTGAGGCAATGATTGCTCCCCATGAATTTAAGCCGGAAATGGGTAAGGTAGTCGGTGAGCACAGCGGAGCGCACTACTTCACAGTAGGTCAGCGCAGAGGCTTGAAGGTGGGCGGCACACCGAAACCACTATTTGTAATTGGCACCGATGTGGAAAGCAATCGCATCTATACAGGCCAAGGAGATGACCATCCAGGACTTTACCGAAAGGGACTTTCTATTAAGAATGACGAGGTTCACTGGATACGGGAAGATCTCAAAATGACAAAGGGAGAAGAGCGAATGTATTTGGCTAGAATCCGCTACCGACAAGCGTTGGAAGAAGCCACCCTAATTCAGACTGCTGACGAGATGCGGGTTATTTTCAAAGACGCCCAACGAGGTGTAGCTCCGGGACAGTTTGTGGCGTGGTATGAGGGTGAGGAGCTGATTGGCTCGGGAGTTATTGCGTAA
- a CDS encoding T9SS type A sorting domain-containing protein has product MRYLYLALLMLFAHALLAQNVTIIQIQTVPEGGGDASTLLGQTVTTSGIVTSTIGGDNLGAVYIQQAFAAAWGGLRLFSGEGLEALNIGDSIRVDGMVSEVDGETVLESVSNIEVLSEDASHFVNPQYPDPAIFESWNYEAEQYEGMVVVFQNLPDPLLVTEQNADGSSNFGEWRVGRSLDNPQEGCRVLSGRVTSSLLSSLNVSYVNDELWFNNSGQMQVDPIVVNAGDSFDFVQGILSESFSNHKLLPRNNMDFEEETVDSFEGDDVVLTALGVFSTETTEARLILGNDIVTAIHQLSFEPAVNDPGIVIYNLDGTRNTNFGDDGIFMIEGDESFAPKGIAMTSDGNYLMAAQTSFNDGTAGIVYEVLADGSGLNPSFGENGKVFIDAATDFMTIEKMLLNDDGEIFLAGGDFSDLFVVKLNPDGTLADEYGEGGVVTIDHFDNDNFMNATLHPNGDISLAFYVFTDFKLTRIDAQGQLITDFGTDGVSSIVFEGQMAPQFDMVPEEAELLIAGFQTVEGAAKHTIFRVDNDGEIIEDFGDDGFVLGSISPTEREAFFAVTRLADGNIAVGGVISDTVDVITWSRGIMVAVFDPNGLLLGSEIRYTNNNSEANAIFEDENGMLYVAGQLEGLDFPPSAGALVRFDPFEFLSSSSTEPILNFHVFPNPTMGAFNIELGEESISEIRVYDITGRLIDSKSMNSHSEIISYHLNAPAGMYILQISTESGKSATQKIQIENN; this is encoded by the coding sequence CAGCTGCATGGGGCGGATTACGTTTGTTTAGTGGTGAGGGTTTGGAGGCACTGAATATAGGCGACTCTATTCGTGTTGACGGAATGGTAAGTGAGGTAGATGGTGAAACTGTTTTAGAATCTGTATCCAATATTGAAGTTCTTTCGGAAGATGCTTCACACTTCGTAAATCCTCAATATCCAGACCCTGCAATTTTTGAAAGTTGGAATTATGAAGCAGAACAATACGAGGGCATGGTAGTGGTCTTTCAAAACTTACCCGACCCACTCTTGGTTACCGAACAAAATGCAGATGGAAGTTCCAATTTTGGAGAGTGGCGCGTAGGTCGCTCATTGGATAATCCTCAAGAAGGTTGTCGCGTGCTTTCGGGTAGGGTGACATCCTCATTGCTATCCTCACTCAACGTTTCCTATGTGAACGATGAGCTTTGGTTTAACAATTCAGGGCAAATGCAAGTAGATCCCATAGTAGTCAATGCAGGCGATTCTTTTGACTTTGTTCAAGGTATTCTAAGTGAATCATTTTCAAATCATAAATTATTACCTCGAAACAATATGGATTTTGAGGAGGAGACAGTCGACTCTTTTGAAGGTGATGATGTTGTCCTCACTGCGTTGGGAGTCTTTTCCACGGAAACTACAGAAGCCCGGTTGATACTTGGTAATGATATTGTGACAGCGATTCATCAACTCTCTTTCGAGCCTGCAGTGAATGATCCCGGAATTGTCATATACAACTTGGATGGAACCAGAAATACGAATTTCGGGGATGACGGAATTTTCATGATCGAAGGAGATGAAAGCTTCGCCCCTAAAGGCATAGCTATGACGAGTGATGGGAATTACTTGATGGCTGCCCAGACTTCTTTCAATGACGGTACGGCTGGTATAGTTTACGAGGTCTTGGCGGATGGAAGTGGGTTAAACCCTTCGTTTGGAGAAAATGGAAAAGTCTTCATCGACGCAGCTACCGACTTTATGACGATCGAAAAAATGCTGTTAAACGACGATGGGGAAATATTCTTGGCAGGTGGAGATTTTAGTGATCTCTTCGTTGTAAAGTTGAATCCAGACGGAACCTTGGCCGATGAGTATGGTGAAGGTGGTGTTGTCACAATTGACCATTTCGACAATGATAATTTCATGAACGCTACTTTGCATCCGAATGGAGACATTTCTTTGGCGTTTTACGTTTTCACTGATTTCAAACTAACAAGGATAGATGCTCAAGGTCAACTAATAACCGATTTTGGCACTGACGGAGTATCATCCATAGTATTCGAGGGTCAAATGGCACCACAATTTGATATGGTTCCCGAAGAAGCAGAGCTTCTTATCGCAGGTTTCCAAACTGTAGAAGGTGCAGCAAAGCACACTATATTCAGGGTTGACAATGATGGAGAGATCATTGAAGATTTTGGCGATGATGGTTTTGTTTTGGGCTCCATCTCTCCAACTGAGCGCGAAGCATTTTTTGCCGTGACTAGATTAGCAGACGGTAACATCGCAGTCGGAGGCGTTATCTCAGATACGGTAGACGTCATTACATGGTCAAGAGGTATTATGGTGGCCGTCTTTGATCCAAATGGATTATTGCTTGGTTCTGAGATTCGGTACACGAACAATAATTCAGAGGCAAATGCTATTTTCGAAGATGAGAACGGAATGCTCTACGTCGCGGGTCAGCTGGAAGGTCTGGACTTTCCACCTTCGGCGGGAGCCCTAGTTCGTTTTGATCCTTTTGAATTTCTTAGTTCAAGCTCTACTGAGCCAATATTGAATTTTCATGTCTTTCCAAATCCGACTATGGGCGCATTCAATATCGAATTGGGTGAAGAGTCCATTAGCGAGATCAGGGTTTACGATATAACGGGAAGATTAATTGATTCGAAAAGCATGAACTCCCACTCGGAAATAATTTCATACCATTTGAATGCTCCGGCAGGAATGTACATTCTCCAAATCAGTACGGAATCCGGTAAATCGGCTACCCAAAAAATTCAAATAGAGAATAATTAG
- a CDS encoding glycosyltransferase family 2 protein — translation MKKISICIPLLNEAESLPELVSWIDRVFKENSLEGEIILLDDGSTDESWEVILKLSEQFPEVRGIRFARNYGKAAGLQTAFQAATGDVVITMDADLQDSPDEIPELVRMIREDDYDLVSGWKKKRYDPITKTVPTKLYNWATRKMSGIYLHDFNCGLKAYKKKVVKNVELYGDMHRYIPVLAKRAGYTKIGEKVVEHRARQYGTTKFGISRFINGPLDLLTVSFVSRYGKRPMHLFGTYGALMFLIGFGVFAYLGAYKLWALSQGILARNIADMSLFYVALTAMIIGTQLFIGGFLAELTRSISPDRNRYVVEEKVGFTQ, via the coding sequence TTGAAGAAAATTTCCATTTGTATTCCGCTTCTAAATGAAGCCGAGTCCCTGCCTGAGTTGGTGAGTTGGATAGATCGGGTTTTTAAAGAAAATTCGCTCGAAGGGGAAATTATTTTGCTTGATGATGGCAGTACCGACGAGAGTTGGGAGGTCATCCTGAAACTTTCGGAACAATTTCCTGAAGTTAGAGGCATTCGCTTTGCGCGGAACTACGGTAAAGCCGCAGGCCTCCAGACAGCTTTTCAAGCCGCCACCGGAGATGTGGTCATCACCATGGATGCTGACCTTCAGGATTCTCCTGATGAGATTCCAGAGTTGGTGCGCATGATTCGGGAAGATGATTACGATCTGGTATCGGGATGGAAAAAGAAACGCTACGATCCCATTACCAAGACCGTTCCTACGAAGCTTTACAATTGGGCTACCCGCAAGATGTCGGGTATTTACCTTCATGATTTCAATTGTGGACTGAAAGCCTATAAAAAGAAGGTGGTCAAAAACGTGGAGCTCTACGGCGATATGCACCGCTACATTCCCGTATTGGCGAAAAGAGCAGGCTACACCAAAATAGGAGAGAAGGTGGTCGAACACCGCGCTCGTCAATACGGAACGACCAAATTCGGGATCTCCCGTTTTATCAATGGCCCGCTCGATTTGCTCACCGTCAGTTTTGTTTCCCGCTACGGAAAAAGGCCCATGCACCTTTTCGGAACTTATGGCGCATTGATGTTCTTGATTGGATTTGGCGTATTCGCTTATCTGGGCGCCTACAAGCTTTGGGCTTTGTCGCAGGGTATTCTCGCCAGAAACATTGCCGACATGTCACTATTCTACGTCGCCTTAACGGCAATGATCATTGGGACTCAGCTTTTCATAGGAGGCTTTTTGGCGGAATTGACCAGAAGTATTTCACCTGATCGAAATCGGTATGTGGTAGAAGAGAAGGTAGGTTTTACGCAATAA